In one Vibrio sp. YMD68 genomic region, the following are encoded:
- a CDS encoding ABC transporter ATP-binding protein: MLNFSQISKRYRLGQQSVPALVDASGSIAKAEMVALCGPSGSGKSTLLNILGMLDMDYQGEVTLANVPYPKDPMAAAKIRRSQLGFVFQKFNLVPVMTAWENVAYPLMLNGFSIAEQKQQAIEMLGKVGLEEFAHHRPDNLSGGQQQRVAIARALVHKPEIVIADEPTASLDSHTASLVIDIMKSLGQEMGTTFIVATHDPRMASHCDRTIELLDGCINQEVIKWAS, encoded by the coding sequence GTGTTGAATTTTAGCCAGATAAGTAAGCGGTATCGTTTAGGTCAGCAAAGCGTTCCAGCGCTAGTGGATGCAAGTGGATCAATTGCTAAAGCGGAAATGGTGGCACTGTGTGGGCCATCGGGGTCAGGTAAGAGTACATTGCTTAACATTCTTGGCATGTTAGATATGGATTACCAAGGCGAAGTGACGTTAGCTAATGTACCTTACCCAAAAGATCCTATGGCTGCGGCCAAGATACGCAGAAGCCAGCTAGGGTTTGTGTTCCAAAAATTTAATCTCGTCCCAGTGATGACCGCATGGGAAAATGTGGCTTATCCATTGATGCTAAATGGCTTTTCTATCGCAGAACAAAAACAACAAGCCATAGAAATGTTGGGCAAAGTGGGGTTAGAAGAATTCGCTCATCATCGCCCTGATAATTTGTCTGGTGGGCAACAGCAGCGAGTGGCCATCGCCCGCGCACTGGTGCATAAGCCTGAAATCGTCATCGCAGATGAGCCGACGGCAAGTCTAGATAGCCATACCGCAAGCTTAGTCATCGATATTATGAAATCACTGGGTCAAGAAATGGGCACCACATTTATTGTGGCTACTCACGACCCAAGAATGGCATCACATTGTGACCGAACTATCGAATTACTTGATGGTTGCATTAATCAGGAGGTGATCAAATGGGCAAGCTAA
- a CDS encoding FtsX-like permease family protein — MGKLIPHSLRIAYLNLQRNGRRSLLSVLIVAIAVFALTSAGGFGLYTYDSLKESTARDTGHLTLSQPGFFEQDEEMPLANGLANTENIVKQLLVNQNVRGVQPRIEFTGLVSNGTKSTIFVGTGVNDREFDMKGPFLDVRKGKTLSNTQSPRYDATEPEVMLAVDLAKNLNVTTNDWVTLLATTSDGALNAFDFKVRGIYSTGVPELDKRQLYLHIESAQGLLDSHKISTLSVFLYGTDQTANTQGWVEEQLNDMNLEQAIEVTPWEERAFFYKRVKDLYDRIFGIMGAVMAMVVFVALFNTMTMSVTERTREIGTLSALGTYPNEIVSGFVREAGLLAILGALMGGVMTLATSLILLVAEVQMPPPPGQTDGYPLNIYFSAELLAYCAAGVMIICVGAAWVSARKGVKKPITEALVYV, encoded by the coding sequence ATGGGCAAGCTAATTCCTCATTCACTGCGTATTGCTTATCTTAATTTGCAACGTAATGGCCGCCGAAGCTTGTTGTCGGTGTTGATCGTTGCCATTGCTGTTTTTGCCCTGACCAGCGCAGGTGGATTTGGCCTTTATACCTACGACTCGCTAAAGGAATCAACCGCCAGAGACACCGGGCACTTAACGTTGAGTCAACCTGGCTTTTTTGAACAAGATGAGGAAATGCCTCTCGCTAACGGGTTGGCGAACACAGAGAACATAGTGAAGCAATTACTGGTCAACCAAAATGTTCGAGGGGTACAACCTAGGATTGAATTTACCGGACTGGTTTCTAATGGCACGAAATCAACGATCTTTGTTGGGACTGGAGTCAATGACCGTGAGTTTGATATGAAAGGGCCATTTTTAGACGTCAGGAAAGGAAAAACGTTATCAAACACGCAATCACCACGCTATGACGCGACTGAGCCAGAAGTGATGCTGGCTGTTGACCTTGCCAAAAACTTGAATGTCACGACAAATGACTGGGTGACATTGCTCGCCACAACCAGTGATGGAGCGCTCAATGCGTTTGATTTTAAAGTCCGAGGCATCTACTCGACGGGGGTTCCTGAACTGGATAAAAGGCAACTGTATTTACATATTGAATCGGCTCAGGGTCTACTGGATAGCCATAAAATCAGCACATTGTCGGTCTTTTTGTACGGGACAGATCAAACAGCGAACACTCAAGGTTGGGTTGAAGAACAGCTCAATGATATGAATCTAGAACAAGCGATCGAAGTGACGCCATGGGAAGAAAGAGCGTTCTTTTATAAGCGTGTGAAAGATCTTTATGATCGTATTTTTGGCATCATGGGAGCGGTCATGGCGATGGTCGTTTTTGTTGCTCTATTTAATACCATGACGATGTCAGTGACAGAGCGCACCCGTGAGATTGGCACATTATCAGCCCTGGGCACTTACCCAAATGAGATTGTTTCCGGGTTTGTGCGAGAAGCGGGCTTACTGGCTATTCTGGGCGCATTAATGGGTGGAGTAATGACGTTAGCCACCAGTTTGATATTACTGGTCGCCGAAGTGCAGATGCCACCACCACCGGGACAAACCGATGGCTATCCATTGAATATCTATTTCTCTGCTGAGTTACTGGCGTATTGCGCAGCGGGCGTCATGATCATTTGTGTGGGTGCCGCTTGGGTATCAGCGCGCAAAGGCGTCAAAAAACCAATTACGGAGGCACTGGTTTATGTTTAA
- a CDS encoding outer membrane lipoprotein-sorting protein yields MFNPNRHVSSSWARFGSFPKAVLILALSSVSVMAQETNTIQGESKMDVAAVDALIVDELSVNKMDVEAMIKAADGYRMGESSAKAVSLVSLYENQVLDKTREYHVYSRPNRESLVVFKSQVEAGQKMLMLGDNYWLLMPKSRRPIRITPMQKLLGEASVGDISTLTWSEDYQGQWISTESIAQDSGETMKTNRLLLTATTTGASYQKIDLWLEEGNHFPIKADLYLRSGKLAKQAWFESGQRDGHRRVISMTLLDRIQPAKKTVIEYKTIEAMELDEKYYNPAYLTRNKSVDL; encoded by the coding sequence ATGTTTAATCCGAATAGACATGTTTCATCATCATGGGCGAGATTCGGCTCTTTTCCAAAAGCCGTTTTGATACTAGCGCTGTCGAGCGTATCGGTGATGGCACAAGAAACGAATACGATTCAAGGTGAAAGTAAGATGGATGTAGCTGCTGTCGATGCATTGATTGTCGATGAGCTGTCTGTCAATAAGATGGATGTTGAGGCGATGATCAAAGCGGCTGACGGTTACCGAATGGGCGAGAGCTCAGCAAAAGCCGTCTCTTTGGTGTCACTGTACGAAAATCAAGTTCTAGATAAAACCCGTGAATACCATGTTTACAGTCGTCCAAACCGAGAATCATTGGTGGTCTTTAAGTCTCAAGTAGAAGCGGGGCAAAAAATGCTCATGCTGGGGGATAATTACTGGTTACTGATGCCAAAAAGTCGTCGTCCTATCCGCATTACGCCGATGCAAAAGTTACTGGGTGAAGCTTCGGTCGGAGATATCTCGACCTTAACATGGAGTGAAGACTATCAAGGCCAATGGATCAGTACCGAATCGATTGCCCAAGACTCCGGTGAGACGATGAAAACCAACCGATTATTATTAACTGCCACAACCACTGGCGCGAGTTATCAGAAAATTGATCTGTGGTTAGAAGAGGGTAATCACTTTCCAATCAAAGCCGATTTGTATTTACGTTCAGGAAAGTTAGCAAAGCAAGCTTGGTTTGAATCCGGTCAGAGAGATGGACACCGAAGAGTGATCTCGATGACGTTGCTCGACAGAATTCAACCCGCTAAAAAAACGGTGATTGAGTATAAAACCATTGAAGCGATGGAACTCGATGAAAAATATTACAACCCCGCTTATCTGACTCGTAACAAGTCGGTTGATCTATAA
- a CDS encoding histidine kinase — MKRSASLTKNTEKSIENSVIKSLFFTSLFCLVIAILTFFIWSGPFIEHLLISFGYGYSAVFTALVISYFRPDLGIQWVNAFSLTTSMILGTANAAFLLEGYSNFDSIPELKPVIVLGFVFTVICFFYFYIYEQKLLTQKELETTKRKQAEQEKALVMSQLKQLQSQIEPHFLFNTLANINALIDSQPKDARLMLEKLTDLLRGTLKSNRQSNTSLVGELELVDAYLSIQKIRLGDRLTYHIDNQLTNDVVFPPLLIQPLVENAIQHGIEPKAVGGLVTILVVKEQSMVSISVIDSGIGLMLESKNAGHGIGLENIRQRMKALFSDEANFAIVENQQGGVTAKLRIKLTELESLKR; from the coding sequence ATGAAACGATCGGCCTCATTGACAAAAAACACAGAGAAAAGCATAGAAAATAGTGTGATAAAGAGTCTGTTTTTTACCAGCCTTTTCTGTCTAGTGATTGCCATTCTTACGTTCTTTATTTGGTCGGGTCCGTTCATTGAACATCTCTTGATCAGTTTTGGCTATGGCTATAGCGCGGTATTCACTGCGCTTGTCATTTCTTATTTTCGTCCAGATCTTGGTATTCAATGGGTCAATGCGTTTTCCCTGACTACGTCGATGATTCTGGGTACAGCCAATGCGGCATTTTTGCTAGAAGGGTATAGCAATTTTGACAGCATACCTGAACTTAAGCCGGTCATTGTTCTCGGTTTTGTTTTTACGGTGATATGCTTTTTTTATTTTTATATCTATGAACAAAAATTACTGACTCAGAAAGAGCTTGAAACGACCAAACGCAAACAAGCCGAACAAGAAAAAGCACTGGTCATGAGCCAGCTAAAACAACTTCAAAGCCAAATTGAACCACATTTTTTATTTAACACGTTAGCCAATATTAATGCCTTGATTGATTCTCAGCCGAAAGATGCACGACTGATGCTTGAAAAGCTCACGGATTTGTTGCGAGGCACACTAAAAAGTAACCGCCAGTCGAACACATCACTGGTCGGTGAACTTGAACTCGTGGATGCCTATTTAAGCATTCAGAAGATTCGTTTAGGTGATCGACTCACTTATCATATCGACAACCAGCTAACCAACGATGTTGTTTTTCCACCGTTACTCATTCAACCTTTGGTCGAGAATGCGATCCAGCATGGTATAGAGCCAAAAGCTGTTGGTGGTTTAGTGACTATTTTAGTGGTAAAAGAACAGAGTATGGTGAGTATATCGGTCATCGACAGTGGTATTGGATTGATGTTGGAATCTAAGAACGCAGGACATGGTATAGGCCTAGAAAATATTCGACAACGTATGAAAGCCCTTTTTTCTGATGAGGCGAATTTTGCAATTGTTGAAAATCAGCAAGGTGGAGTTACTGCCAAGCTTCGTATTAAATTGACAGAGTTGGAATCATTAAAGAGGTAG
- a CDS encoding LytTR family DNA-binding domain-containing protein: MTRSMPVTAIIADDEPLLRHHFSKALAEHWPELDIVALAENGDQALERIEKHQPDIVFLDINMPLQDGMSVAKTLVARQSKTKVVFITAYDEFAVQAFEASAVDYLLKPVSDKRLAQCIDKLKRQMQGQDSPEVPDVSSLIDQIQQMTLKAKPTYLTWIKAAKGDDIHLISLKDVLYFKAEDKYISLYKQDDKGCVEYLLRTSLKELLHQLDPDMFWQIHRSSVVNVSAIEKVKKDFSGRMSVHIGEAKLPVSRAMQPQFTNLW, encoded by the coding sequence ATGACGCGCAGCATGCCAGTAACCGCCATTATCGCGGATGATGAACCGTTACTGAGGCACCATTTTAGTAAAGCGTTGGCAGAGCATTGGCCGGAGTTAGATATTGTGGCATTGGCTGAAAATGGCGATCAAGCCCTTGAGCGGATCGAGAAACACCAGCCTGATATTGTCTTTTTAGATATAAATATGCCGCTTCAAGATGGCATGAGTGTCGCTAAAACTCTTGTGGCTCGACAAAGTAAAACCAAAGTGGTCTTTATTACAGCTTACGATGAGTTTGCCGTGCAGGCCTTTGAGGCGAGTGCTGTGGATTATTTGCTTAAACCTGTGTCGGATAAACGATTAGCGCAATGCATTGATAAGTTAAAAAGACAGATGCAAGGCCAAGACTCGCCTGAAGTTCCAGATGTTTCATCGCTCATCGACCAAATCCAACAGATGACACTGAAAGCGAAGCCAACGTATTTGACTTGGATAAAAGCCGCCAAAGGCGATGATATTCATTTAATTTCGCTGAAAGATGTCTTGTATTTTAAAGCGGAAGATAAATACATTTCATTGTATAAGCAAGATGATAAAGGGTGTGTTGAGTACCTACTGCGTACATCCCTTAAGGAACTTCTACATCAACTCGACCCAGATATGTTTTGGCAAATCCATCGTTCGAGTGTCGTGAACGTGTCCGCAATAGAAAAGGTAAAAAAAGACTTTTCTGGCAGAATGTCGGTGCATATTGGAGAAGCAAAGCTCCCAGTGAGTCGAGCCATGCAACCGCAATTTACGAATTTGTGGTAA
- a CDS encoding EAL domain-containing protein — protein sequence MKYNKQTEASPSSLLHLARKHIRAAIPIGIIFVSVFIVSAIVNFYTTNNHAKTQGKQSIHLLEQYIGETAKNLMSLKNRVSSACERDDVLAIRGHVFHSTMLKEIGLYKDGVVFCTSNEGVANIRLSSSILQRLEDSSNNITISLTISKSRLQTFFIFAHDENDRGAGANALLAPNQFLGLVSPDLSEQEFGYTITVLSQTIQSGEGSVDSAVRLFSFSSHLYPLSITLHLNHASYLYHFGQHFWQTLLIAAMLSLVYLAIRNYRITRQSLEYSLLQAIDDGDLKLYLQPIVDIVEKRIAGSEALIRWHHPSQGIIPPDMFIPLAERMGVIDQITKLIIKSVTSFIYTHQKELKGQYISLNISRQLIIDSDFIDYLIEFSKRHPDIVPILLLEITENNDYTNRELDHATFSLSILSDLGFKVAVDDFGTGYSGLNFIRQHPFNALKIDKVFVNGLRSETAITPVLISMINLGDELNMKVIAEGVETREQIEQLSELGVRYIQGYYFSAPMKPKEFIKFKLI from the coding sequence ATGAAATATAACAAGCAGACTGAAGCCTCACCCTCTTCGCTGTTACACCTAGCTAGAAAGCACATACGTGCTGCCATCCCTATTGGTATCATATTCGTCAGTGTGTTCATCGTTTCCGCTATTGTTAATTTCTATACCACCAACAACCACGCAAAAACACAAGGAAAGCAATCGATTCATCTGTTAGAACAGTACATTGGTGAGACAGCAAAAAATCTCATGTCACTAAAAAATCGGGTGTCCTCTGCTTGCGAACGTGACGATGTGCTGGCGATACGAGGGCATGTATTCCATTCAACCATGCTCAAAGAAATAGGCCTGTATAAAGATGGGGTGGTTTTTTGTACCAGTAACGAAGGAGTAGCCAATATTCGCCTATCTTCTTCCATACTACAACGATTAGAAGACTCGTCTAACAACATCACCATTTCTTTGACCATCTCTAAGAGTCGACTGCAAACTTTCTTTATTTTTGCCCATGACGAAAATGACCGTGGTGCTGGCGCAAATGCGTTATTAGCTCCTAATCAATTCTTAGGTCTTGTTTCCCCTGATCTCTCTGAACAGGAATTTGGTTATACGATCACGGTACTCAGTCAGACGATTCAAAGTGGTGAAGGGTCCGTTGATTCTGCTGTTAGATTGTTCAGTTTTTCGTCCCACTTGTACCCTTTATCAATCACTCTGCATCTCAATCACGCTTCTTACCTTTACCACTTCGGTCAACATTTCTGGCAGACACTGCTTATCGCAGCCATGCTTTCACTGGTTTATTTGGCTATACGTAACTATAGAATAACAAGGCAATCTTTAGAGTATTCTTTGTTGCAAGCAATTGACGATGGCGACCTAAAACTCTACCTTCAGCCGATTGTGGACATCGTAGAGAAACGAATCGCAGGAAGCGAAGCTCTAATACGCTGGCATCATCCGTCACAGGGAATTATTCCACCAGATATGTTTATTCCATTGGCCGAACGTATGGGCGTGATCGATCAAATCACCAAGTTAATCATCAAGTCCGTGACTTCTTTCATCTATACGCACCAAAAAGAGCTCAAAGGGCAGTACATCAGCCTCAACATTAGTCGTCAGCTGATTATTGATTCCGATTTCATTGACTATTTAATCGAGTTTTCGAAACGACACCCAGATATTGTTCCGATTCTACTTCTAGAAATCACAGAAAATAATGATTACACCAACCGAGAATTGGATCACGCGACTTTCTCACTCAGTATACTCAGCGATCTGGGATTCAAAGTCGCCGTTGATGATTTTGGGACCGGATATTCAGGGTTGAATTTCATTCGCCAGCACCCATTCAACGCGCTAAAGATCGACAAAGTATTTGTGAATGGATTACGGTCAGAGACGGCGATCACACCGGTATTGATATCGATGATCAATCTGGGGGATGAACTCAATATGAAAGTCATCGCGGAAGGAGTGGAAACCCGAGAGCAGATAGAACAACTGAGTGAACTCGGCGTCCGATACATACAGGGGTACTACTTTTCCGCCCCTATGAAACCTAAGGAATTCATCAAATTTAAGCTAATTTAA
- a CDS encoding anaerobic C4-dicarboxylate transporter has protein sequence MLYLEFLFLLLVLYVGSRFGGIGLGVVSGIGLVVEVFVFKMPPSSPPVTVMLIILAVVTCASILEAAGGLKYMLQVAERLLRKNPKRVTLIAPFVTYSMTFLLGTGHAVYSIMPIIGDVALKNGIRPERPMAAASVASQIAITASPISAAVVYYLAQLVEIQQEITLLSILMVTVPATLFGTLLMSLYSLKRGKELQDDPDYQARMKDPEWRERILNTTATSLDVKLPSSSRNAVLIFLSSIVLIVLIAMIPEIRTIEPGSKPISMAVIIQMMMLCFGGVILLATKTDPRDVPNGVVFKSGMVAAIAIFGIAWMSDTYFQYAMPQFRSGIVDMVTAYPWTFALALFIVSVVVNSQAATARMMLPVGLGLGLDPALLIGLMPAVYGYFFIPNYPSDIATVNFDSSGTTKIGKWYFNHSFMSVGLIGVISACCLGYVLGQVIIG, from the coding sequence ATGCTGTATTTAGAATTCTTGTTCTTGTTACTGGTGCTCTATGTAGGCTCTCGTTTCGGCGGGATTGGGCTTGGGGTCGTATCGGGTATTGGCCTTGTCGTCGAGGTCTTTGTTTTTAAGATGCCGCCGAGCTCCCCACCGGTCACCGTAATGCTGATTATTTTAGCCGTTGTCACTTGTGCTTCCATATTAGAAGCCGCGGGCGGGTTAAAGTATATGCTTCAAGTCGCGGAACGCCTGCTAAGAAAGAACCCTAAACGCGTTACGCTGATCGCGCCTTTCGTTACCTACTCAATGACCTTCCTGTTAGGTACTGGCCATGCGGTATATTCTATTATGCCCATCATCGGTGATGTGGCCTTAAAAAATGGAATACGACCAGAACGGCCGATGGCTGCTGCATCCGTCGCCTCACAAATTGCAATTACTGCCTCACCAATTTCAGCCGCGGTTGTGTATTATCTGGCCCAGCTGGTTGAGATTCAACAAGAGATAACGCTGCTGTCGATTCTTATGGTGACGGTTCCTGCGACTCTGTTTGGTACGCTTTTGATGTCCTTGTATAGCCTTAAGCGCGGTAAAGAGCTTCAAGATGACCCTGATTATCAGGCCCGCATGAAAGATCCAGAGTGGCGCGAGCGTATTCTCAACACAACCGCAACCTCGCTGGATGTAAAACTGCCTTCATCATCTCGCAACGCGGTTTTAATCTTTCTCAGCTCGATAGTACTGATTGTTCTCATTGCTATGATCCCTGAAATTAGAACCATTGAACCAGGAAGCAAACCAATAAGCATGGCTGTTATCATTCAAATGATGATGCTGTGTTTCGGTGGTGTCATTCTGCTCGCAACTAAGACGGACCCAAGAGATGTGCCTAATGGCGTGGTATTTAAATCAGGGATGGTGGCAGCGATTGCCATTTTTGGTATTGCATGGATGTCTGATACCTACTTCCAGTACGCAATGCCACAATTTCGTTCTGGCATCGTAGATATGGTGACCGCCTACCCTTGGACCTTTGCATTAGCACTGTTCATTGTTTCTGTGGTGGTTAACTCTCAAGCGGCAACTGCGCGAATGATGTTACCCGTCGGGTTAGGGCTCGGCTTAGATCCGGCACTCCTGATAGGATTGATGCCAGCGGTATATGGCTATTTCTTTATCCCAAATTATCCTTCTGATATCGCTACCGTCAATTTTGACAGCTCGGGGACCACTAAGATTGGTAAATGGTACTTTAACCACTCATTTATGTCGGTTGGTTTAATCGGAGTCATCAGTGCCTGTTGTCTTGGTTACGTATTGGGCCAAGTGATCATAGGATAA
- a CDS encoding transporter substrate-binding domain-containing protein, translating to MMNNPFRFLSTSLLSLLLTSTVQAHSQNDNVGRALYLTEEYPPANFILDGQLTGYSVDLLRAAAKAVGEDIGSNHIVLQSWSDAYRTALTTPNTAVFSMTRTEHREDLFLWVGPISKVRVVVMAKRDSNINVDKSLDMAKYRIGVVEDDIGEQLLLDLGIPRAAMVEVKDVGILAEMLTKNRVDLIAYSEKTALWMASQSGIKSNTFQRVYTLKEGYTYYAFNKDSDPALIEKLQQGIDIIKANTDENGVNQYQEILKKYQ from the coding sequence ATGATGAACAACCCTTTTAGATTTTTGTCGACATCCCTGCTATCACTTTTGCTGACTTCGACAGTTCAAGCCCATAGCCAAAACGACAATGTTGGCCGGGCTTTGTACTTGACCGAAGAGTACCCGCCTGCAAACTTTATCCTTGATGGACAGTTAACCGGTTATTCTGTTGACCTATTACGAGCGGCGGCCAAAGCGGTGGGGGAGGACATTGGCAGCAATCACATTGTGTTGCAATCATGGTCTGATGCCTATCGAACGGCGTTGACAACACCAAATACGGCTGTTTTCTCCATGACGCGAACCGAACATCGAGAAGACTTGTTTCTGTGGGTAGGTCCAATCTCTAAAGTCAGAGTTGTGGTAATGGCAAAGCGCGATAGCAACATTAATGTTGATAAGTCATTAGACATGGCGAAATATCGGATTGGCGTGGTTGAAGATGATATTGGTGAGCAGTTGCTGCTTGACCTCGGGATTCCTAGAGCCGCCATGGTCGAAGTTAAAGACGTGGGTATTTTGGCTGAGATGTTAACAAAAAATCGTGTTGATCTTATCGCGTATTCTGAGAAAACAGCCTTATGGATGGCTTCTCAGTCAGGGATCAAAAGCAACACCTTTCAACGTGTTTACACACTCAAGGAAGGTTATACCTATTACGCCTTCAATAAAGACAGCGATCCGGCCTTAATAGAAAAACTGCAGCAGGGGATCGATATCATCAAAGCAAATACCGATGAAAATGGGGTTAATCAGTATCAAGAGATTCTGAAAAAGTACCAATAG
- the norR gene encoding nitric oxide reductase transcriptional regulator NorR translates to MQDISVSTLVEMTIGLASGLNNEDRFNKLLDAVRKTIQCDSVVLLSIHADTLTPLAMQGLTRDTLGRRFDVNEHPRFGEICRSKTPVRFDTTCPLPDPFDGLLLDHDGDLPMHSCMGLPLLFGDKLLGILALDSLTPNLFETIPDRSLEVLSAIAASTLKMAMTFSQLEQQAKQSQRRLQELNDEAWKREGGEIIGSSQAMLNLKNDIDIVAPSDFNILIHGETGVGKELVARTIHHQSSRKLQPLIYVNCAAIPESLVESELFGHVKGAFTGADKTRLGKFALADGGTLFLDEIGELPFAAQSKILRALQNNEIQPVGQDRVHNINVRVLAATNRDLKEEVAQGRFRADLYHRLTVYPIEVPPLRKREGDIALLSGFFLEQARRKLGIVQLKMGQEALRYISLYDWPGNVRELEHVINRAALKARARNQHRRVISVTHEDIGELDRSIHIDHSLDINRSLESDNAFNHEQQRRKSQAPSTAGNKTMSLRDATDEYQRKLITSALETSGFNWAKASRSLQTDRANLTRLAKRLGITVSKEHKIHF, encoded by the coding sequence ATGCAAGACATCTCCGTTTCCACCCTGGTTGAAATGACCATTGGTCTTGCCAGTGGCCTGAATAATGAAGACCGTTTTAACAAGTTACTGGATGCGGTTCGCAAAACCATTCAATGTGACAGTGTCGTACTGCTTTCAATTCATGCAGACACATTAACCCCACTTGCCATGCAAGGCCTGACCCGTGATACATTAGGCCGTCGTTTTGATGTTAATGAACACCCACGGTTTGGTGAAATATGTCGTTCTAAAACACCCGTTAGGTTCGACACCACATGCCCACTCCCTGACCCATTTGATGGCTTGTTACTGGATCACGATGGTGATCTGCCAATGCACTCCTGTATGGGGCTTCCTTTGCTCTTTGGTGACAAGCTACTCGGTATACTGGCCTTAGATAGCTTAACCCCAAACTTGTTCGAAACAATCCCAGATAGAAGTTTAGAGGTCCTTTCAGCGATAGCTGCTTCTACCTTAAAAATGGCGATGACCTTCTCTCAGCTAGAACAACAAGCAAAACAAAGCCAACGACGTTTACAAGAGTTGAACGATGAAGCATGGAAACGAGAAGGTGGAGAAATCATTGGTTCAAGCCAAGCTATGCTCAACCTAAAAAACGACATCGATATTGTCGCTCCGTCTGATTTCAATATTCTGATTCATGGTGAAACGGGCGTTGGTAAAGAACTGGTAGCGCGAACTATTCACCACCAATCTTCAAGGAAACTTCAACCGTTAATCTATGTAAATTGCGCAGCGATACCCGAAAGTTTAGTTGAAAGTGAACTGTTTGGTCATGTAAAAGGCGCATTTACGGGGGCAGATAAAACTCGATTAGGTAAGTTTGCTCTGGCTGACGGGGGCACTCTATTTTTGGATGAAATTGGTGAACTGCCTTTCGCTGCTCAAAGTAAGATCTTACGCGCTTTGCAAAACAATGAGATTCAGCCTGTCGGCCAAGATAGGGTTCACAATATCAATGTTAGAGTATTGGCTGCGACAAACCGAGATCTAAAGGAAGAAGTGGCCCAAGGACGATTCCGGGCCGATCTATACCACCGACTCACTGTTTACCCAATCGAGGTCCCCCCTCTTAGAAAGCGCGAAGGTGATATCGCATTACTTTCCGGTTTCTTTCTAGAACAGGCGCGAAGAAAACTAGGGATAGTACAACTAAAAATGGGGCAAGAAGCGCTTCGCTATATCTCGCTTTATGATTGGCCCGGGAATGTACGAGAACTAGAACATGTGATTAACCGCGCCGCACTGAAAGCCAGAGCGAGAAATCAGCACCGCAGAGTCATTTCCGTTACCCATGAGGATATTGGAGAACTGGATCGCTCTATTCATATCGATCACTCTCTTGATATCAACCGCTCTCTTGAGTCAGATAACGCATTTAATCACGAGCAACAAAGACGAAAATCACAGGCTCCAAGTACCGCTGGAAATAAAACAATGAGCCTGCGTGATGCCACGGATGAGTATCAGCGTAAACTCATTACTTCTGCGTTGGAAACCTCGGGCTTCAATTGGGCCAAAGCAAGTCGTTCGTTGCAAACAGACCGAGCCAATTTAACTCGATTGGCCAAACGTCTGGGCATCACGGTTTCCAAAGAACATAAAATCCATTTCTAG